A DNA window from Paenibacillus andongensis contains the following coding sequences:
- the serC gene encoding 3-phosphoserine/phosphohydroxythreonine transaminase — protein sequence MTKRRYNFNPGPAALPLEVLEEAQEQFVDYQGTGISLLEMSHRSRTVEDLNQETQQLLLNLLGLPSSYEVLFMGGGASTQFALLPLNFLNMNQTANYVLTGSFSEKAYNEASYVGLTHIAASSKDQQWRSIPELSADQLAPDSAYIHITMNNTIEGSRYNKIPEVGSTPLVADMTSEILSRKLDLQKFSMIYAGAQKNLGPAGVTVAIIREDWLEKASKTIPEIMRYETFAKNKSLFNTPPVHAIYMMNLVLKWVVNKGGVEQLEELNRIKSALIYDVIDHSEGFYKGIIEVNNRSHMNITWRLANEGIERQFIEESEANGFEGLAGHRSVGGLRASAYNAVPFEACQALADFMIDFARRIG from the coding sequence ATGACGAAACGACGGTACAATTTTAACCCAGGACCCGCTGCACTGCCTTTGGAAGTACTTGAAGAGGCACAAGAGCAATTTGTGGACTATCAAGGGACGGGTATTTCACTTCTTGAAATGTCTCATCGAAGCCGCACGGTTGAAGATCTGAATCAGGAAACCCAACAGCTTCTTCTGAATCTGCTCGGCCTGCCTAGCAGTTATGAAGTGCTTTTTATGGGTGGTGGGGCGAGCACACAGTTCGCTCTACTTCCGTTAAACTTTTTAAACATGAATCAAACGGCCAATTATGTATTGACGGGGAGCTTTTCGGAAAAAGCTTACAATGAAGCTTCTTATGTCGGGCTCACACATATCGCGGCAAGCTCCAAAGACCAGCAATGGCGCAGTATCCCTGAGTTATCAGCAGACCAACTAGCACCTGATTCGGCATACATTCACATCACCATGAACAACACGATTGAAGGTTCCCGTTACAACAAAATTCCGGAAGTAGGGAGCACGCCTCTTGTAGCCGATATGACGAGTGAGATACTAAGTAGAAAGCTTGATCTGCAAAAGTTTTCCATGATTTATGCTGGCGCTCAGAAAAATCTCGGTCCCGCCGGGGTTACAGTTGCCATCATCCGCGAAGACTGGCTGGAGAAAGCGTCCAAGACGATCCCTGAGATCATGCGCTATGAAACGTTCGCCAAAAACAAGTCGCTGTTCAACACGCCGCCTGTTCACGCCATTTACATGATGAATTTGGTGCTAAAATGGGTAGTGAATAAAGGCGGCGTAGAGCAATTAGAAGAGCTTAATCGCATAAAGTCCGCCCTAATTTATGATGTTATTGATCATAGCGAAGGATTCTACAAGGGAATCATTGAAGTTAACAATCGTTCGCATATGAATATCACTTGGCGGTTGGCCAATGAAGGAATCGAGCGTCAGTTTATCGAAGAATCAGAGGCAAACGGCTTTGAAGGTTTGGCCGGTCATCGAAGCGTCGGAGGTCTGCGTGCTTCGGCATACAATGCCGTTCCATTCGAAGCCTGTCAGGCTTTGGCTGATTTTATGATAGATTTTGCAAGAAGAATTGGTTAA
- a CDS encoding carbohydrate ABC transporter permease: MTHRLQNSFVYVLLIILAALVLYPIFYTFTAAFMTPEEASAYPPRFWPSSFYIGSIVAVFKLVPIGKFIANSLIVSIIITAGQLITSSMAAYAFANIRFKGKAAIFAIFMATMMIPWEVTIIPNYLTVKKWDWLDSIQGLTVPFLATAFGTFLLRQFFLQLPKELFEAARIDGCGHFRCFFRIVLPLGRPALATLAVYAFLSSWNSYLWPLLITNSEAMRTVQIGIAMLQFEELTVWNLVLAGVTIILLPSLLLLVLGLKQLVRGLTAGAVKG, translated from the coding sequence ATGACCCATCGATTACAAAATAGCTTTGTTTATGTACTGCTGATCATTTTAGCTGCACTTGTGCTGTACCCTATTTTTTATACGTTTACCGCAGCATTCATGACACCTGAGGAAGCATCGGCCTATCCGCCCCGCTTCTGGCCGAGCAGCTTTTATATCGGCAGTATCGTTGCTGTTTTCAAATTAGTTCCTATCGGTAAATTTATTGCCAACAGTTTAATCGTCTCGATCATCATTACGGCTGGACAGCTCATTACATCCAGTATGGCCGCTTATGCTTTTGCTAATATTCGATTCAAGGGAAAAGCTGCTATCTTCGCGATATTTATGGCCACCATGATGATTCCATGGGAAGTCACCATCATTCCAAACTATTTGACGGTCAAAAAATGGGACTGGCTCGATAGCATTCAGGGCTTAACCGTTCCATTCCTAGCGACTGCTTTTGGCACCTTCCTCCTGCGCCAATTTTTCTTACAGCTGCCTAAAGAGCTGTTCGAAGCAGCGCGGATTGATGGCTGCGGACATTTCCGCTGCTTTTTTCGAATTGTGCTTCCCCTAGGTCGCCCAGCACTTGCTACACTTGCCGTTTATGCATTCCTTAGCTCGTGGAACAGTTACTTATGGCCGCTACTCATCACGAACAGCGAGGCCATGCGAACAGTTCAAATTGGCATCGCCATGCTCCAATTCGAAGAATTAACCGTTTGGAACTTAGTCTTAGCAGGAGTAACTATAATCTTGCTGCCTTCCCTATTGCTTTTAGTACTCGGATTAAAGCAGCTCGTTCGAGGTCTTACAGCTGGTGCTGTGAAAGGCTAA
- a CDS encoding ABC transporter substrate-binding protein yields the protein MKTLKMRSSAIALTALMVLLTSACGKAETTTSGSTTDTKSSASPTAADTKKSAEPVKVIWWHSMSGELGKAVDKLVADFNSSQKDVQVEAVFQGTYDESLNKMKASMDTKSGPSLIQVYEIGSRFMIDSKAITPVQKYVDADKFDLSQLEDNILNYYKFDGKLYSMPFNTSNPILYYNKDMFKAAGLDPEKPPTTFEDVAKVSQALSKDGKAGASFAIYGWFMEQFFAGQGAEYLNNGNGRTAAATESLVGSEAGVKTLTWWKQMVDNKTATNLGRKTDDTKKAFLAGQVAMTLDSTASLRGIVSGADGKFQVGTSTLPKPADAKDGGVVVGGASLYILNNKSEAEQKGAWEFIKFLTTPQTQAWWHVNTGYFPITKKAYDEQLVKDNLAKYPQFQTAIDQLHNTKANKATQGAVMGVFPEARQLVETAVEEALTGKKAPKEALDAAAKSITEKIGTYNKTVK from the coding sequence ATGAAGACATTGAAAATGAGAAGTTCTGCGATCGCACTAACAGCACTCATGGTGCTATTGACTAGTGCATGCGGCAAAGCTGAAACAACGACATCAGGCAGTACTACAGATACTAAATCATCCGCTTCTCCTACAGCCGCAGACACAAAAAAATCGGCTGAACCGGTTAAAGTTATATGGTGGCACTCCATGAGCGGTGAGCTTGGCAAAGCCGTTGATAAGCTTGTTGCTGACTTCAACTCTTCCCAAAAAGATGTTCAAGTTGAAGCTGTTTTTCAAGGTACTTACGATGAAAGCTTAAATAAAATGAAAGCTTCTATGGATACCAAAAGCGGTCCTTCCCTTATTCAAGTATACGAAATCGGCTCCCGTTTCATGATCGACTCCAAGGCTATTACACCCGTACAAAAGTATGTCGACGCTGATAAATTTGACCTCTCCCAGCTGGAAGATAACATTCTGAATTACTATAAATTCGATGGCAAACTGTATTCCATGCCTTTCAACACATCGAATCCGATCCTCTATTACAACAAAGACATGTTTAAAGCTGCCGGACTTGATCCTGAAAAGCCGCCAACGACCTTTGAAGACGTCGCCAAGGTTTCTCAAGCATTAAGCAAAGACGGTAAAGCAGGCGCTTCCTTCGCCATCTATGGTTGGTTCATGGAGCAATTCTTTGCTGGACAAGGTGCTGAATACCTTAACAATGGTAACGGTCGTACGGCTGCTGCTACGGAGTCCTTGGTGGGCAGTGAAGCAGGCGTGAAGACATTGACATGGTGGAAGCAAATGGTCGACAACAAAACAGCTACTAACCTTGGACGCAAGACGGATGATACGAAGAAAGCGTTCTTGGCTGGCCAAGTCGCTATGACATTGGATTCCACAGCTTCACTACGCGGGATCGTGAGCGGCGCTGACGGTAAATTCCAAGTCGGAACCAGCACTCTGCCTAAACCAGCTGATGCGAAGGATGGCGGTGTTGTTGTCGGTGGCGCAAGTCTCTACATCTTAAACAACAAATCCGAAGCTGAGCAAAAAGGCGCATGGGAGTTCATTAAATTCCTGACAACTCCACAAACACAAGCTTGGTGGCACGTCAACACGGGCTACTTCCCAATTACAAAGAAAGCCTACGACGAGCAGCTGGTTAAGGATAACCTTGCCAAATATCCGCAATTCCAAACCGCAATTGATCAACTGCACAATACAAAAGCTAATAAAGCCACACAAGGTGCTGTCATGGGTGTATTCCCAGAAGCGCGCCAGCTAGTAGAAACAGCGGTTGAAGAAGCTTTGACAGGTAAGAAGGCGCCGAAGGAAGCGCTTGATGCTGCTGCGAAGAGCATTACGGAGAAAATTGGCACTTATAATAAGACAGTGAAGTAA